In the Euphorbia lathyris chromosome 5, ddEupLath1.1, whole genome shotgun sequence genome, one interval contains:
- the LOC136231276 gene encoding G-type lectin S-receptor-like serine/threonine-protein kinase At1g34300 codes for RLRRTGRDFGMVLLELVSGARNFKVSEETNMKKFSLWAYEEFNKGNISGIVDRRLADQEVEIEQVTRAIQVSFWCIQEQPSHRPKMGKVVQMLEGVAEIDRPPALMAAGHVSTSETSTFFSSNVSNISQTLSAPNPTSISSFQIAGISSSSVSEGSLEKASSALLVPRNL; via the coding sequence CGATTACGCCGAACCGGGCGAGATTTTGGAATGGTTCTGCTCGAGCTAGTGAGCGGGGCGAGGAATTTCAAAGTATCCGAAGAAACAAACATGAAAAAGTTTTCATTGTGGGCTTATGAGGAATTCAACAAAGGTAACATTTCGGGGATCGTTGATAGACGGCTAGCCGATCAGGAAGTCGAAATCGAGCAAGTTACAAGGGCGATTCAAGTTAGTTTTTGGTGCATACAAGAGCAGCCATCGCATAGGCCGAAGATGGGGAAAGTTGTGCAGATGCTTGAAGGCGTTGCGGAGATTGATAGGCCGCCTGCGCTTATGGCAGCAGGCCACGTTTCGACGAGCGAAACGAGCACGTTTTTCAGCAGCAATGTGAGCAATATTTCACAGACATTATCAGCTCCTAATCCAACTTCAATTAGTTCATTTCAAATTGCAGGAATTTCAagttcttctgtttctgagggAAGTTTAGAAAAGGCTTCTTCTGCTCTTTTGGTACCAAGAAATTTATAA